From a single Fusobacterium pseudoperiodonticum genomic region:
- a CDS encoding DUF6612 family protein, whose product MKKSLKKILFTVLTVFAVFFVVACGNKEDTKINKEEVLQKSAEAYKNIKSADMLINLKMEPKKSGQPMELTMDVSITLEPIAMKMSMDIKDQNVKLNSFIKDDIMYIQNPVDNSWIKQALPEDVSNQFKNMVNSDDETYEVLKNNLDKVNIKEEGGNYIISVTKDTDFLKEAIKKQNSKVNMAGQNLDLNVDNVTLEYVVDKETYDTKSSVVAFDTNIQGQDVRMTVDSAFSNVNNIKEITVPEEALNATATPAN is encoded by the coding sequence ATGAAAAAATCTTTAAAGAAAATTCTGTTTACTGTTTTAACTGTATTTGCTGTATTTTTTGTTGTTGCCTGTGGTAACAAGGAGGATACTAAAATCAATAAGGAAGAAGTTCTTCAAAAATCTGCAGAAGCATATAAGAATATTAAAAGTGCAGATATGTTAATTAATCTTAAAATGGAACCTAAAAAGAGTGGTCAACCTATGGAACTTACAATGGACGTCTCTATTACATTAGAACCTATTGCTATGAAAATGTCTATGGATATTAAAGATCAAAATGTAAAATTAAATTCTTTTATAAAAGATGATATTATGTATATTCAAAATCCTGTGGACAACAGTTGGATAAAACAAGCTCTTCCTGAAGATGTTAGCAATCAATTTAAAAATATGGTAAATAGTGATGATGAAACTTATGAAGTTCTTAAAAATAACTTAGATAAAGTTAATATTAAAGAAGAAGGTGGAAACTATATTATTTCTGTTACTAAAGATACTGATTTCCTTAAGGAAGCTATAAAGAAGCAAAACTCTAAAGTAAATATGGCTGGACAAAACCTAGATTTAAATGTTGATAATGTTACTTTAGAATATGTAGTAGATAAAGAAACTTATGATACAAAATCTTCAGTTGTAGCTTTTGATACTAATATTCAAGGTCAAGATGTAAGAATGACAGTAGACTCAGCTTTCTCTAATGTCAATAACATAAAAGAAATTACTGTTCCTGAAGAAGCCTTAAATGCAACTGCTACACCTGCAAACTAA
- the ftsY gene encoding signal recognition particle-docking protein FtsY, whose translation MGIFDKLFRRNKNVETEEVEKVEEKKEEIKEEVKVESTENTENIEKVENEVVEEATKVEEPVKVNISQRLTKSKEGFFSKLKNIFTSKSKIDDSIYEELEDLLIQSDVGLGMTTNLINDLEKKVKANKISETSEVYEILKGLMSEFLLSQDSKVHLKDNRINVILIVGVNGVGKTTTIGKLALKYKKLGKKVLLGAGDTFRAAAVEQLEEWARRADVDIVKGREGADPASVVYDTLSKAEATKADVVIIDTAGRLHNKANLMRELEKINNIIKKKIGEQEYESLLVIDGTTGQNGLNQAKEFNSVTDLTGFIVTKLDGTAKGGIVFSVSEELKKPIKFIGLGEKIEDLIEFNAKDFVEAIFN comes from the coding sequence ATGGGGATATTTGATAAACTTTTTAGAAGAAACAAAAATGTAGAGACAGAAGAAGTAGAAAAAGTTGAAGAGAAAAAAGAAGAAATAAAGGAAGAAGTAAAAGTAGAAAGTACAGAAAATACAGAGAATATAGAAAAAGTAGAAAATGAAGTTGTAGAAGAAGCTACTAAGGTTGAAGAACCTGTAAAAGTAAATATTTCTCAAAGATTGACAAAAAGTAAGGAAGGTTTCTTTTCTAAATTAAAAAATATATTTACTTCAAAGAGTAAAATTGACGATTCTATATATGAAGAACTTGAAGATTTATTGATACAATCTGATGTTGGACTTGGTATGACAACAAATTTAATAAATGATCTTGAAAAGAAAGTCAAGGCTAATAAAATTTCTGAAACATCAGAAGTTTACGAAATCTTAAAAGGCTTAATGTCAGAATTCTTATTATCTCAAGATAGTAAAGTTCATTTAAAAGATAATAGAATAAATGTAATTTTAATTGTGGGAGTAAATGGAGTAGGAAAAACTACAACTATTGGAAAACTTGCATTAAAATACAAGAAGCTTGGAAAAAAAGTTCTTTTAGGAGCAGGAGATACATTTAGAGCAGCAGCAGTTGAACAACTTGAAGAATGGGCAAGAAGAGCAGATGTTGATATAGTTAAAGGAAGAGAAGGAGCAGATCCTGCATCTGTTGTATATGATACTTTAAGTAAAGCAGAAGCAACAAAAGCAGATGTTGTTATAATAGATACTGCTGGAAGATTACATAATAAAGCTAATCTTATGAGAGAGCTTGAAAAAATAAATAATATCATCAAAAAGAAGATTGGTGAACAAGAATATGAGTCTTTATTAGTTATTGATGGAACTACAGGGCAAAATGGATTAAATCAAGCAAAAGAATTTAACTCAGTTACTGATTTAACAGGTTTCATTGTTACTAAGCTTGATGGAACAGCTAAAGGTGGAATAGTATTTTCTGTTTCTGAAGAATTAAAAAAACCTATTAAATTTATAGGTCTTGGTGAAAAAATAGAAGATTTAATTGAATTTAATGCAAAAGACTTTGTTGAAGCTATATTTAATTAA
- the yqeH gene encoding ribosome biogenesis GTPase YqeH, with translation MMKKCVGCGIELQNTDKDLQGYTPKSIDSKEDTYCQRCFQLKHYGKYSTNKMTREDYKKEVGKLLDDVKLVIAVFDIIDFEGSFDVEILDILREKDSIVVVNKLDLIPDEKHPSEVANWVKDRLAEESIAPLDIAIVSTKNGYGVNGIFKKIKHFYPDGVNAMVIGVTNVGKSSVINRLLGKRIATVSKYPGTTIKNTLNMIPFTNIGLYDTPGLIPEGRASDLLCDSCAQKIIPAGEISRKTFKAKYDRIIMIDNLVKIRVLNDEEVKPIFAIYAAKDVKFHETTIERAKELEEGNFFDIPCECCRDEYNKHKKITKTLTIKTGEELVFKGLGWVSVKRGPLKIEVTLAEEIEISIRKAFIKPRR, from the coding sequence ATGATGAAAAAATGTGTAGGTTGTGGAATAGAATTACAAAATACTGATAAGGATTTGCAAGGATATACACCAAAATCTATTGACAGTAAAGAAGATACGTATTGCCAAAGATGTTTTCAACTAAAGCACTATGGTAAATATTCAACAAATAAAATGACAAGAGAAGACTATAAAAAGGAAGTTGGAAAACTTTTAGATGATGTTAAGTTAGTAATAGCAGTTTTTGATATTATTGACTTTGAAGGTTCATTTGATGTTGAAATTTTAGATATCTTAAGAGAAAAAGATTCTATTGTTGTTGTAAATAAGCTTGATTTAATACCTGATGAAAAACATCCATCAGAAGTTGCAAATTGGGTAAAAGACAGACTTGCAGAAGAAAGTATTGCTCCTTTAGACATAGCTATAGTTAGTACAAAAAATGGTTACGGTGTAAATGGAATTTTCAAGAAAATAAAACATTTCTATCCTGATGGAGTTAATGCTATGGTTATAGGGGTTACTAATGTTGGTAAATCTAGTGTTATTAACAGACTTTTAGGAAAGAGAATAGCTACAGTATCTAAGTATCCAGGTACTACAATAAAAAATACTTTAAATATGATACCATTTACAAATATAGGTCTATATGATACTCCAGGTTTAATCCCAGAAGGAAGAGCTTCAGATTTATTATGCGATAGCTGTGCTCAAAAGATTATTCCAGCTGGAGAAATTTCAAGAAAAACATTTAAAGCTAAGTATGATAGAATAATAATGATAGATAACTTAGTAAAAATTAGAGTTTTAAATGATGAAGAAGTAAAACCTATATTTGCTATCTATGCAGCAAAAGATGTTAAATTCCATGAAACAACAATAGAAAGAGCTAAGGAACTTGAAGAAGGAAACTTCTTTGATATACCTTGTGAATGTTGTAGAGATGAATATAATAAGCATAAAAAGATTACTAAAACTTTAACAATTAAGACAGGAGAGGAGCTAGTATTTAAAGGTTTAGGTTGGGTCTCAGTTAAAAGAGGACCTTTAAAGATAGAAGTTACTTTAGCAGAAGAAATAGAAATCTCTATCAGAAAAGCCTTTATAAAACCTAGAAGATAG
- a CDS encoding tyrosine-type recombinase/integrase, whose protein sequence is MIEKSIKNFIYYLEFEENKKHNTVISIRKDLNQFLIYLNEHDIIDFNKLDELLIKEYFTKLKTEKISASTFNRRLSSIKKFYKYLVDKGLKEKGSEILIESEKNVEKKIEYLTPEEINLVRTTMQGENFNILRDRLMFELLYSSGMTVAELLSLGEVNFNLEKREIYILKNKLSKTMYFSETCKKFYIKFLNSKKEKFKEDYNPNIIFTNNSNERLTDRSVRRLINKYAEMANLNKEISPYTLRHSFCIYMLKNGMPKEYLAKLLDLKVVGLLDVYEGLC, encoded by the coding sequence ATGATTGAAAAATCTATAAAGAATTTTATTTATTATTTAGAGTTCGAAGAAAATAAAAAGCATAATACAGTTATATCTATAAGAAAAGATTTGAATCAATTTTTAATTTATTTGAATGAACATGATATAATTGATTTTAATAAGTTAGATGAGCTTTTAATAAAAGAATATTTCACTAAATTGAAAACAGAGAAAATATCAGCATCTACATTTAATAGAAGGCTATCTTCTATTAAAAAATTCTATAAATATCTTGTTGATAAGGGACTAAAGGAAAAAGGTTCTGAGATATTGATAGAAAGTGAAAAGAATGTTGAGAAAAAGATTGAATACCTAACTCCTGAAGAAATTAATCTTGTAAGAACTACAATGCAAGGAGAAAATTTCAATATTCTAAGAGATAGACTTATGTTTGAACTTCTTTATTCAAGTGGTATGACTGTTGCAGAATTACTTTCATTAGGTGAGGTAAATTTCAATTTAGAAAAAAGAGAAATCTATATTTTAAAAAATAAGCTTTCAAAAACTATGTATTTTAGTGAAACTTGTAAGAAATTTTATATAAAGTTTTTAAACAGTAAAAAAGAAAAATTTAAAGAAGATTATAATCCTAATATTATTTTCACTAATAACTCTAATGAAAGATTAACAGATCGTTCTGTTAGAAGGCTTATAAATAAATATGCTGAAATGGCTAATTTAAACAAGGAAATTAGTCCATATACTTTAAGACATTCTTTTTGCATCTATATGTTAAAAAATGGAATGCCAAAAGAATATCTTGCAAAACTTCTAGATTTAAAAGTTGTAGGGCTCTTAGATGTGTATGAAGGGCTTTGTTAG
- the trmFO gene encoding methylenetetrahydrofolate--tRNA-(uracil(54)-C(5))-methyltransferase (FADH(2)-oxidizing) TrmFO, producing MEKEVIVVGAGLAGSEAAYQLAKRGIKVKLYEMKAKQKTPAHSKDYYSELVCSNSLGSDSLENASGLMKEELRILGSMLIEVADRNRVPAGQALAVDRDGFSEEITKILKNMENIEIIEEEFTEIPEDKIVIIASGPLTSDKLFEKISEITGEESLYFYDAAAPIVTFESVNMDIAYFQSRYGKGDGEYINCPMNKEEYYNFYNELIKAERAELKNFEKEKLFDACMPIEKIAMSGEKTMTFGPLKPKGLINPKTDKMDYAVVQLRQDDKEGKLYNIVGFQTNLKFGEQKRVFSMIPGLENAEFVRYGVMHRNTFINSTKLLDKTLKLKNKDNIYFAGQITGGEGYVTAIATGMYAAINVANRLNGEKEFILEDISEIGAIVNYITEEKKKFQPMGANFGIIRSLDENIRDKKEKYRRLSQRAIEYLKKSIKGV from the coding sequence ATGGAAAAGGAAGTTATAGTTGTAGGAGCTGGACTTGCAGGTTCAGAAGCAGCCTATCAACTAGCTAAAAGAGGAATAAAAGTAAAACTATATGAAATGAAGGCTAAACAAAAGACTCCAGCTCATTCAAAAGACTATTATTCTGAATTAGTTTGTAGTAATTCTTTAGGAAGTGACAGCTTGGAAAATGCCTCTGGACTTATGAAAGAAGAATTAAGAATTCTAGGTTCAATGTTAATTGAAGTGGCTGATAGAAACAGAGTTCCAGCAGGACAAGCACTAGCAGTTGACAGAGATGGCTTTTCAGAAGAAATTACTAAAATCTTAAAAAATATGGAAAATATAGAAATAATAGAAGAAGAGTTTACAGAAATTCCTGAGGATAAAATTGTAATTATAGCAAGTGGACCTTTAACTTCAGATAAACTTTTTGAAAAAATAAGTGAAATTACAGGCGAAGAAAGTCTATATTTCTATGATGCAGCTGCACCTATTGTAACTTTTGAAAGTGTCAATATGGACATAGCATATTTTCAATCAAGATATGGTAAAGGTGATGGAGAATATATAAACTGTCCTATGAATAAGGAAGAATACTATAATTTCTATAATGAACTTATAAAAGCTGAAAGAGCAGAACTTAAAAATTTTGAAAAAGAAAAACTATTTGATGCTTGTATGCCTATTGAAAAAATTGCAATGAGTGGAGAAAAAACTATGACTTTTGGTCCTTTAAAACCAAAGGGACTTATAAATCCAAAAACAGATAAAATGGATTATGCAGTTGTTCAATTAAGACAAGATGACAAAGAAGGAAAGCTATATAATATAGTTGGTTTCCAAACTAATCTAAAATTTGGAGAACAAAAAAGAGTTTTCTCTATGATACCAGGTTTAGAAAATGCAGAATTTGTAAGATATGGAGTAATGCATAGAAATACTTTTATCAATTCAACTAAACTTTTGGATAAGACTTTAAAATTAAAAAATAAAGATAATATTTATTTTGCAGGACAAATAACAGGTGGAGAAGGTTATGTAACTGCAATAGCCACTGGAATGTATGCTGCAATCAATGTTGCTAATAGATTGAATGGTGAGAAAGAATTTATCTTAGAGGATATTTCAGAAATAGGGGCAATAGTAAACTATATAACTGAAGAAAAGAAAAAATTTCAACCTATGGGAGCAAATTTTGGAATAATAAGAAGTTTAGATGAAAATATTAGAGATAAAAAAGAAAAGTATAGAAGACTTTCACAAAGAGCTATTGAATATTTAAAAAAATCTATAAAAGGTGTATAA
- the topA gene encoding type I DNA topoisomerase, protein MLELARKLDKNKLVIVESPAKAKTIEKILGSSYKVISSYGHIIDLPKTKIGVDVKDNFKPSYLTIKGKGEVIKKLKEAAKKADEIYLASDPDREGESIAWHIANTLKLDHNEKNRIEFNEITEKAIKEAVKNPRKINISRVNSQQARRILDRLVGYEISPFLWKLISPNTSAGRVQSVALKIICELEDKIKSFVPEKYWDVKGIFDDKYNLNLYKIDDKKIDKLKDEKLLERVKKDLKKKYEVISSKVSNKIKNPPLPLKTSTLQQLASSYLGFSASKTMMVAQKLYEGISINGEHKGLITYMRTDSTRISEEAKEMARKYITKEYGKEYLGSASPKVKKNDKNVQDAHEGVRPTDINLTPQKIMEFLDKDQFKLYNLIWQRFLISQLAAMKYEQFEYILEKDKIQYRGSINKIIFDGYYKVFKEEEDLPIGDFPEIKEGDKFTLDKLDIKEDYTKPPARLTESSLVKTLESEGIGRPSTYASIIDTLKKREYVELQNKSFVPTEIGYEVKTQLDKFFPNIMNIKFTAKLEDELDEVDSGDKDWIDLLKTFYTELQKYEEKCKASVEKELEKLVESDIIGKDGKPLIMKIGRFGRYLTSQDEDSKENISLKGIEISLEEIKSGKIYVKDKIEELLKKKEGEKTDIILENGARLILKYGRFGAYLESEKFKEDNVRKTIPKDIKTKIENNTIKRENGILCLKEIFEKIEAENAAILKKAGKCEKCGKPFEIKNGRWGKFLACTGYPECKNIKKIEKK, encoded by the coding sequence GTGTTAGAATTGGCTAGAAAGTTGGATAAGAATAAATTAGTAATAGTTGAATCACCAGCTAAAGCTAAAACAATAGAGAAAATTTTAGGTTCTTCATATAAGGTAATCTCGTCTTATGGACATATAATAGATTTACCTAAGACTAAAATTGGTGTTGATGTGAAAGATAATTTTAAACCATCTTATCTTACTATTAAGGGTAAAGGTGAAGTCATAAAGAAATTAAAAGAAGCAGCAAAAAAAGCTGATGAAATATATCTTGCATCCGACCCTGATAGAGAAGGAGAATCTATAGCTTGGCATATAGCTAATACTCTAAAGCTAGATCATAATGAAAAAAATAGAATAGAATTTAATGAAATAACTGAAAAAGCAATAAAAGAAGCAGTAAAAAATCCTAGAAAAATTAATATATCTAGGGTTAATTCTCAACAAGCTAGAAGAATTTTAGATAGATTAGTAGGTTATGAAATAAGTCCTTTTTTATGGAAACTTATTTCTCCAAATACAAGTGCTGGAAGAGTTCAATCGGTGGCATTAAAAATTATATGTGAATTAGAAGATAAAATTAAGAGTTTTGTCCCTGAAAAATACTGGGATGTAAAAGGTATCTTTGATGATAAATACAATCTAAATTTATATAAAATTGATGATAAGAAAATTGATAAATTAAAAGATGAAAAATTACTTGAAAGAGTAAAAAAAGATTTAAAAAAGAAATATGAAGTTATTTCATCTAAGGTAAGTAATAAAATTAAAAACCCACCATTACCTTTAAAAACTAGTACTTTACAACAGTTAGCTTCTTCATATTTAGGTTTTTCTGCAAGTAAAACTATGATGGTGGCTCAAAAATTATATGAAGGTATAAGTATAAATGGAGAACATAAAGGGCTTATCACATATATGAGAACTGACTCTACTAGAATTTCTGAAGAAGCTAAAGAAATGGCAAGAAAATATATAACTAAGGAATATGGTAAAGAATATTTAGGTTCGGCAAGTCCCAAAGTAAAAAAGAATGATAAGAATGTTCAAGATGCCCATGAAGGAGTTAGACCAACTGATATCAATTTAACTCCTCAAAAGATAATGGAATTTTTAGATAAAGATCAATTTAAGTTATATAATTTAATTTGGCAAAGATTTTTAATATCTCAACTTGCTGCTATGAAATATGAGCAATTTGAATATATTTTAGAAAAAGATAAGATACAATATAGAGGAAGCATTAATAAAATAATTTTTGATGGTTACTATAAGGTATTTAAAGAAGAAGAAGATTTACCTATAGGAGATTTCCCTGAAATAAAAGAGGGAGATAAGTTTACTCTTGATAAATTAGATATCAAAGAAGACTATACTAAACCTCCTGCAAGACTTACTGAATCTTCTTTAGTTAAGACACTTGAATCAGAAGGAATTGGTAGACCATCTACTTATGCAAGTATCATAGATACTTTAAAAAAGAGAGAATATGTTGAACTACAAAATAAAAGTTTTGTTCCAACAGAAATAGGTTATGAAGTTAAGACACAACTTGATAAATTCTTTCCTAATATAATGAATATTAAATTTACAGCTAAACTAGAAGATGAACTAGATGAAGTTGATAGTGGTGATAAAGACTGGATAGATTTACTAAAAACTTTCTATACTGAATTACAAAAATATGAAGAAAAATGTAAGGCCAGCGTGGAGAAAGAATTAGAAAAATTGGTTGAATCTGATATTATTGGTAAAGATGGAAAACCTTTAATAATGAAAATTGGAAGATTCGGAAGATACCTTACTTCACAAGATGAAGATAGTAAAGAAAATATTTCTTTAAAAGGTATTGAAATTTCTCTTGAAGAGATCAAAAGTGGGAAGATTTATGTTAAAGATAAAATCGAAGAATTATTGAAGAAGAAAGAGGGAGAAAAGACAGATATAATTTTGGAAAATGGAGCTAGATTAATTCTTAAATATGGAAGATTTGGAGCTTATTTAGAAAGTGAAAAATTTAAAGAAGATAATGTTAGAAAGACTATTCCAAAAGATATCAAAACTAAGATTGAAAACAATACTATAAAAAGAGAAAATGGTATTTTATGTTTAAAAGAAATTTTTGAAAAGATAGAAGCAGAAAATGCAGCAATCTTAAAGAAAGCTGGAAAGTGTGAAAAATGTGGTAAACCATTTGAAATAAAAAATGGAAGATGGGGTAAATTCTTAGCATGTACTGGCTATCCTGAATGTAAGAACATAAAGAAGATAGAAAAAAAATAA
- the dprA gene encoding DNA-processing protein DprA, with translation MNYDFITINDDIYPECLKEISDPPEKLYYKGNLELLKSERMIAVVGTRNPSSYGKLCCEYMIKKMSKADITIVSGFAKGIDSIAHKTSLITGTKTIAVIASGLDIVYPASNLSLYKEIEEKGLILSEYEAGTKPFKGNFPRRNRIIAGLSKGVIIVESKDRGGSLITADLALEYNRDVYAVPGDIFSEYSKGCNYLIRDAKAKSLSNIKELLEDYNWEIKEEAKLKVSKNQQLILDSLSSEKSLDKILEETKIDQTEILSELINLEIMGLIKSIAGGRYKKIL, from the coding sequence ATGAATTATGATTTTATTACAATAAATGATGATATATATCCTGAATGTCTAAAAGAAATTTCTGATCCTCCTGAAAAATTATATTATAAAGGGAACTTAGAATTATTAAAATCTGAAAGAATGATAGCTGTAGTAGGAACAAGAAATCCAAGTTCTTATGGGAAATTATGTTGTGAATATATGATTAAAAAAATGAGTAAAGCTGATATAACGATAGTTAGTGGTTTTGCAAAAGGAATTGATAGTATAGCACATAAAACTTCTCTAATTACAGGAACTAAAACAATAGCAGTTATTGCTTCAGGACTTGACATAGTCTATCCTGCCTCAAATCTTAGTTTATATAAGGAAATAGAAGAAAAAGGACTTATTTTAAGTGAATATGAAGCTGGGACTAAGCCTTTTAAAGGAAATTTTCCACGAAGAAATAGAATAATAGCAGGCTTATCAAAAGGAGTTATAATAGTTGAAAGTAAAGATAGAGGAGGTAGTTTAATTACTGCTGATTTAGCACTGGAATATAATAGAGATGTCTATGCTGTTCCAGGTGATATTTTCTCTGAATATTCAAAAGGTTGTAATTATCTTATAAGGGATGCAAAAGCAAAATCTCTTTCTAATATTAAAGAATTACTGGAAGACTATAATTGGGAAATAAAAGAAGAAGCTAAACTAAAAGTTAGTAAAAATCAACAGTTAATTTTAGATAGCTTATCTTCAGAAAAGAGTCTTGATAAAATACTTGAAGAAACAAAAATAGACCAAACAGAAATATTGTCTGAGTTAATAAATTTAGAGATAATGGGACTTATTAAAAGTATTGCAGGAGGAAGATATAAAAAAATCTTGTAA
- a CDS encoding tetratricopeptide repeat protein — translation MKKIMISLFILVSMLGFAEGENEGSAIREVPIIENQGAQTESTGAVSNGGGESQTPDDGGETVENPETPKEATGVREYRPQSLIQLDEQMKKGTRSSIIQLNAKYEQELNAYLKSVSYNSDVIFYLANEYMMLNNYSRANKIFLKDNKDFKNVFGAATTYRFMGQHRNAIDKYSQAISMNSGFAESYLGRGLSYRNLDEYDNAVSDLKTYLSKTGAHDGYVALADVYFKMGKNKEAYAIASQGIAKYGNSGILKVLANNILKNKID, via the coding sequence ATGAAAAAAATAATGATTAGTTTATTTATATTAGTTTCTATGTTAGGTTTTGCTGAAGGAGAAAACGAAGGATCAGCTATAAGAGAAGTACCTATAATAGAAAACCAAGGAGCACAAACAGAAAGTACAGGAGCTGTTTCAAATGGTGGTGGAGAAAGCCAAACTCCTGATGATGGTGGAGAAACTGTAGAAAATCCTGAAACTCCAAAGGAAGCAACAGGAGTTAGAGAATACAGACCACAAAGCTTAATTCAACTTGATGAACAAATGAAAAAAGGAACTCGTAGTTCTATAATTCAGTTAAATGCTAAATATGAACAAGAATTGAATGCTTATTTGAAATCTGTTTCTTATAACAGTGATGTAATATTCTATTTAGCAAATGAATATATGATGCTTAATAACTATAGTAGAGCTAATAAGATTTTCTTAAAAGACAATAAAGATTTTAAAAATGTTTTTGGAGCAGCTACTACGTATAGATTTATGGGACAACATAGAAATGCTATTGATAAATATAGTCAAGCTATATCAATGAATTCAGGTTTTGCAGAATCATATTTAGGTAGAGGACTTTCATATAGAAATTTAGATGAATATGATAATGCTGTTAGTGATCTAAAAACATATCTTTCTAAAACAGGAGCTCATGATGGTTATGTAGCTTTAGCAGATGTGTACTTTAAAATGGGAAAAAATAAAGAGGCTTATGCAATTGCTAGCCAAGGTATAGCTAAGTATGGAAACTCAGGAATATTAAAAGTTCTGGCTAACAATATCTTAAAAAATAAAATAGACTAA
- the xseA gene encoding exodeoxyribonuclease VII large subunit, which yields MEKIYSVSEFNRMVKSYIDDIDDFQDFYIEGEISNITYYKSGHLYFSVKDSKSQIKCAAFNYKMKRIPEDLKEGDAIKLFGDVGFYEVKGEFQVLVRHIEKQNALGALFAKLEKVKEKMAEKGYFDESHKKELPRFPKNIGVVTALTGAALQDIIKTTRKRFNSINIYVYPAKVQGLGAEQEIIKGIETLNKIEEIDLIIAGRGGGSIEDLWAFNEEEVAMAFFNSEKPIISAVGHEIDFLLSDLTADKRAATPTQAIELSVPEKESLIKSLDDKKIYLTKLLKSYLEDMKRELSIRMDNYHLKNFPSTINNYRELIVEKEEILTKSIKDFLEQKRHLFEVKIDKVSVLNPINTLKRGYSVSQVKNKRIDVLEDVEVNDEMTTILKNGRLISIVKEKIYEKNND from the coding sequence GTGGAAAAAATATATTCGGTATCAGAGTTTAATAGAATGGTAAAAAGTTATATAGATGACATTGATGATTTCCAAGACTTTTATATTGAAGGAGAAATTTCAAATATAACTTACTATAAAAGTGGACACTTATATTTTTCAGTAAAAGATAGTAAATCACAAATTAAATGTGCTGCTTTTAATTATAAAATGAAAAGAATTCCTGAAGATTTAAAAGAGGGGGATGCAATCAAATTATTTGGAGATGTTGGCTTCTATGAAGTTAAAGGTGAATTCCAAGTTTTAGTTAGACATATAGAAAAACAAAATGCTTTAGGAGCTTTATTTGCAAAACTTGAAAAAGTAAAAGAAAAAATGGCTGAAAAAGGTTATTTTGATGAAAGTCATAAAAAGGAATTACCAAGATTTCCAAAAAATATTGGAGTTGTTACAGCTTTGACAGGAGCTGCACTTCAAGATATTATAAAGACAACAAGAAAAAGATTTAATTCAATAAATATTTATGTATATCCAGCTAAGGTACAAGGGCTTGGAGCAGAACAAGAAATAATTAAAGGAATTGAAACTTTAAATAAAATAGAAGAAATAGATTTGATTATTGCTGGTAGAGGTGGAGGAAGTATAGAAGACTTATGGGCTTTCAATGAAGAAGAAGTTGCTATGGCATTTTTCAATTCAGAAAAACCTATAATATCAGCTGTAGGACATGAGATAGATTTTCTTTTATCTGACTTGACAGCTGATAAAAGAGCAGCTACTCCTACTCAGGCGATAGAATTATCAGTTCCTGAAAAAGAGAGTCTTATAAAATCATTAGATGATAAAAAAATATACTTGACCAAGTTATTGAAGTCTTATCTTGAAGATATGAAAAGAGAGTTATCAATAAGAATGGATAATTATCATTTAAAGAATTTTCCTAGCACTATTAATAACTATAGAGAACTTATAGTTGAGAAGGAAGAAATTTTAACAAAATCTATAAAAGATTTCTTAGAACAAAAAAGACATCTTTTTGAAGTTAAGATAGATAAAGTTTCAGTTTTAAATCCAATAAATACTCTTAAAAGAGGATATAGTGTCAGTCAAGTTAAAAATAAAAGAATAGATGTTTTAGAAGATGTAGAAGTCAATGATGAAATGACAACTATCTTAAAGAATGGTAGATTAATAAGTATTGTTAAGGAGAAAATTTATGAAAAAAATAATGATTAG
- a CDS encoding ADP-ribosyltransferase yields MYQKINYAIRKNSNETYLEYAKNIENAMEKFELKENIKVYRDTQKKYYELLGVGDTFEVNMFFSISTNKSIAEEFSEVDMSDDGIIFEIDVSINTKCIYIGKKFYFK; encoded by the coding sequence TTGTATCAAAAAATAAATTATGCTATTCGTAAAAATAGTAATGAAACATATTTGGAATATGCAAAAAATATTGAAAATGCAATGGAGAAATTTGAATTAAAAGAAAATATAAAGGTTTATAGAGATACTCAAAAGAAATATTATGAACTTTTAGGCGTTGGAGATACTTTTGAAGTAAATATGTTTTTTAGTATATCAACCAATAAAAGTATTGCTGAAGAATTTAGTGAAGTTGATATGAGTGATGATGGAATAATTTTTGAGATTGATGTATCAATAAATACTAAATGTATTTATATAGGTAAAAAATTCTACTTCAAATAA